The Hymenobacter oligotrophus genome has a window encoding:
- a CDS encoding ArnT family glycosyltransferase — translation MLDFSSDSARRWVVPLFFGALLALGLVLHPDYGIGWDESTERINGIINAKYVAERLGLGALARQEPNYRVIPALTDAPDADHGVAYQLLLLPLERLLGAHDQRAIYLLRHLVNFLFFVAGAAGLYGLARARFADWRAGLLAASLLVLTPRFFAEAFINYKDVVFASVFTLSILTLWRLLQRPTAVRVLLHAAATAFAIDVRTMGVLLPALTLGFGLLEAWQEPTRRRALLVALVAYFPLMAAFTVVGWPFLWEAPFANFMAAFRSFSRYRSTLHNFYLGELISARQLPWHYAPVWIAVTTPLPFVALALLGLLQAVCGAWHCIRRWAVPPAARFDLLITAWLFGPIISVIIFHSVIYDGWRHLYFVYPPMVLLMVGGFRMLLAVLTRWAPRRAATVAGLLAAGLLLPPMAYLMRAHPQQQLYFSIPNAVAAQQFERDYWGVSYRQGLEWLLQQHASGPLRVSGPHFMPLYNARLLLRPAERERIVLSSPAEAQYLLTTERLSPPSRALPPATTVHRITADGITALRVLRVP, via the coding sequence ATGCTCGATTTTTCATCCGACTCGGCGCGTCGCTGGGTAGTGCCGTTGTTTTTTGGAGCGCTGCTGGCGTTAGGCCTGGTGTTGCACCCCGACTACGGCATTGGGTGGGATGAATCGACGGAGCGCATCAACGGCATTATCAACGCCAAGTACGTGGCCGAGCGGCTGGGCCTAGGTGCGTTGGCGCGGCAAGAGCCTAATTACCGCGTGATACCCGCCTTGACTGATGCGCCCGATGCCGACCACGGAGTGGCTTATCAGCTGCTCTTGCTGCCCTTGGAGCGCCTGCTTGGAGCGCACGACCAACGCGCCATTTACCTGCTGCGCCACCTAGTCAACTTCCTGTTCTTCGTAGCCGGCGCGGCAGGGCTCTACGGCTTGGCGCGCGCACGCTTTGCCGATTGGCGGGCCGGCCTGCTGGCGGCCTCGTTGCTGGTACTCACACCCCGCTTTTTCGCCGAAGCGTTTATCAACTACAAGGATGTCGTGTTCGCCTCGGTATTTACCCTGAGCATCCTCACGTTGTGGCGCCTGCTGCAACGGCCTACCGCAGTACGTGTGCTTTTGCACGCGGCCGCTACGGCCTTTGCCATCGATGTGCGCACCATGGGCGTGCTGCTACCGGCCCTAACCCTAGGTTTCGGGCTGCTCGAAGCTTGGCAAGAGCCCACTCGCCGGCGCGCGCTTTTGGTGGCGTTGGTAGCTTACTTTCCGCTCATGGCTGCTTTTACGGTGGTGGGCTGGCCATTTCTTTGGGAGGCACCGTTCGCCAATTTTATGGCGGCCTTTCGCTCGTTTAGCCGCTACCGCTCCACGTTGCACAACTTTTACCTAGGCGAGCTGATTTCGGCGCGGCAGCTGCCTTGGCACTACGCCCCGGTGTGGATTGCAGTAACCACGCCCCTGCCGTTTGTGGCCTTGGCGTTGCTGGGGTTGCTACAAGCCGTATGTGGCGCTTGGCATTGCATCCGGCGCTGGGCCGTACCACCGGCAGCGCGTTTCGATTTGCTGATAACGGCATGGCTTTTCGGGCCGATTATTTCTGTAATAATCTTTCATTCTGTCATTTACGACGGATGGCGCCACCTGTATTTTGTGTACCCACCCATGGTTTTGCTGATGGTGGGCGGCTTTCGGATGCTGTTGGCGGTACTTACACGCTGGGCACCTAGGCGCGCCGCAACGGTGGCGGGCCTGCTTGCCGCGGGTTTACTGCTGCCGCCCATGGCCTATTTGATGCGTGCGCATCCGCAGCAGCAGCTCTATTTCTCTATTCCCAACGCAGTAGCAGCGCAGCAATTTGAGCGCGACTACTGGGGCGTGTCGTACCGGCAAGGGCTGGAGTGGCTTCTGCAGCAACACGCTTCCGGGCCTTTGCGCGTGAGCGGGCCGCACTTTATGCCGCTCTACAACGCCCGGCTGCTTTTGCGCCCCGCCGAGCGCGAACGAATCGTCCTCAGCAGCCCCGCCGAAGCCCAATACTTGCTTACCACGGAACGGTTGTCGCCGCCGTCGCGCGCGCTACCGCCCGCTACCACCGTGCACCGGATAACCGCCGATGGGATTACCGCGTTGCGGGTGCTACGGGTGCCGTAG
- the coaE gene encoding dephospho-CoA kinase (Dephospho-CoA kinase (CoaE) performs the final step in coenzyme A biosynthesis.), translating into MLKVGITGGIGSGKSVVCRLFALLGVPVYDADTRAKWVMHHDAVLRNNLLVAFGPEVYAPTGELNRTYLAGLAFSNPEKLAHLNGLVHPRVGHDFAQWAAAQQQAGHPYILKEAALMFESGSWQQLDKVITVYAPQELRQQRVLRRDAHRTLADVTAIIGKQLSEEEKLQRADFVIYNNDDQLVLPQVLGLHQHLLSLATAPVAPATR; encoded by the coding sequence ATGCTGAAAGTTGGAATAACAGGCGGCATTGGCTCAGGCAAATCAGTGGTGTGCCGGCTGTTTGCCCTGCTGGGCGTGCCCGTGTACGACGCCGATACCCGCGCCAAGTGGGTAATGCACCACGACGCGGTGTTGCGCAACAACCTGCTTGTGGCTTTCGGCCCGGAGGTGTACGCGCCCACAGGCGAGCTGAACCGGACGTATTTGGCCGGCCTGGCTTTCAGCAACCCCGAAAAGCTTGCCCACCTCAACGGCTTGGTGCACCCGCGCGTGGGCCACGACTTTGCGCAATGGGCCGCCGCACAGCAGCAGGCCGGCCACCCTTACATCCTGAAAGAAGCCGCCCTGATGTTCGAGTCGGGCTCGTGGCAGCAACTCGATAAAGTTATCACCGTGTACGCACCGCAGGAACTGCGGCAGCAGCGCGTGCTGCGCCGCGATGCGCACCGCACGTTGGCCGATGTAACGGCCATCATCGGGAAGCAGCTGAGCGAAGAAGAAAAGTTGCAGCGGGCGGACTTCGTCATTTACAACAACGACGATCAACTGGTGTTGCCGCAGGTGCTGGGTTTGCATCAGCATCTGCTCAGCCTAGCTACGGCACCCGTAGCACCCGCAACGCGGTAA
- a CDS encoding YbbR-like domain-containing protein: MPLQTARSLARWFVRPLSEPERSFWRVVTSCFLAAVTLWLLNALNKTYTTRVSYPLQWRYNEAEFIPVRPLTESIAVQVTGRGWKLLRITLGLDIRPAEVLVRRPGGAGAVPGTALRGGLIGAMDGLQLNAVLTDTVYFEFDRLITRRLPLRLSPDATGEALPFDAKFAPASITFKGPANTVNALPNPYPVHLPQAPAGSTDGSIRVPVGGPALVQTDVQEVQVKLQPRQVLTRTIIAEPQLRHFPADSTVKLWPAQVPVEVQFFPEDSVKLNPSQVQVFADYRQLREDDSTVQLSLRPLPVIIRGARIGVTTVRVLSGAKYKAVPKP, translated from the coding sequence ATGCCGCTTCAAACCGCTCGTTCGCTGGCCCGCTGGTTTGTCCGGCCGCTTTCCGAGCCGGAGCGTAGTTTTTGGCGTGTGGTAACCAGCTGTTTTTTGGCGGCCGTAACGCTGTGGCTGCTCAACGCGCTCAACAAAACCTACACCACGCGCGTGAGCTACCCCTTGCAGTGGCGCTACAACGAAGCGGAGTTTATTCCGGTGCGGCCGCTTACCGAAAGCATAGCGGTGCAGGTAACCGGGCGTGGCTGGAAGCTGCTGCGCATCACGCTGGGGCTCGACATTCGGCCCGCCGAGGTGTTGGTGCGCCGCCCGGGCGGCGCCGGTGCCGTGCCCGGTACGGCGCTGCGCGGGGGCCTCATCGGTGCCATGGACGGGCTGCAACTCAACGCAGTACTGACCGATACTGTTTACTTCGAGTTCGATCGGTTGATTACGCGGCGGCTCCCACTGCGCCTTAGCCCCGACGCTACCGGCGAGGCGCTGCCGTTCGACGCTAAGTTTGCCCCGGCGAGCATCACGTTTAAAGGCCCCGCCAACACCGTAAACGCCCTGCCCAACCCATACCCGGTGCACTTGCCGCAAGCCCCTGCCGGCAGCACCGACGGCAGCATTCGGGTGCCGGTGGGCGGCCCAGCCTTGGTACAAACCGATGTGCAAGAAGTGCAAGTGAAGCTGCAGCCCCGGCAAGTGCTGACGCGCACCATCATTGCCGAGCCGCAGCTGCGCCACTTCCCGGCCGATAGCACCGTGAAATTGTGGCCGGCGCAAGTACCCGTGGAGGTGCAGTTCTTCCCCGAAGACTCGGTCAAGCTCAATCCCAGCCAAGTGCAGGTATTTGCCGACTACCGCCAGCTACGCGAAGACGACTCCACGGTGCAGCTGTCGTTGCGCCCGTTGCCGGTGATTATTCGGGGCGCGCGCATTGGCGTAACCACCGTGCGGGTGCTGTCGGGCGCAAAATACAAAGCGGTACCTAAGCCCTAG